A part of Funiculus sociatus GB2-C1 genomic DNA contains:
- the aroF gene encoding 3-deoxy-7-phosphoheptulonate synthase, translated as MIVIMKSGSPEAEIARLSQEFSSSWGLTSQKIVGKHKVVIGLVGNTATLDPLQLQELSPWIEQVLRVEKPFKQVSRAFHHGEASEVVVPTPNGPVHFGENHPLVVVAGPCSVENEEMIVETARRVKAAGAKFLRGGAYKPRTSPYAFQGHGESALGLLAAAREATGLGIITELMDAADLEKLAEVADIIQIGARNMQNFSLLKKVGAQNKPILLKRGMAATIEEWLMAAEYLLAAGNPNVILCERGIRTFDQQYSRNTLDLSVIPVLRSLTHLPIMIDPSHGTGKAEYVPSMAMAAIAAGTDSLMIEVHPNPAKALSDGPQSLTPERFDRLMQELSIIGKAMNRWPQPAPVLV; from the coding sequence ATGATCGTGATTATGAAAAGCGGCTCTCCAGAAGCGGAGATTGCTCGCCTTAGCCAAGAGTTCAGCTCTTCTTGGGGGCTGACATCACAAAAAATCGTCGGTAAACATAAGGTTGTAATAGGTCTAGTGGGTAATACCGCTACATTAGATCCATTGCAACTGCAAGAACTTAGCCCTTGGATTGAGCAGGTATTGCGAGTTGAGAAACCCTTTAAACAAGTTAGCCGTGCCTTTCATCATGGTGAGGCGAGTGAGGTAGTGGTACCCACTCCTAACGGGCCTGTTCATTTTGGAGAAAACCATCCACTGGTAGTTGTGGCAGGGCCTTGCTCAGTTGAAAATGAAGAAATGATCGTCGAGACAGCACGACGAGTTAAGGCAGCTGGCGCAAAATTCTTGCGGGGAGGTGCATACAAGCCTCGCACTTCACCTTATGCTTTTCAAGGTCATGGTGAGAGCGCTCTAGGTTTGCTGGCAGCAGCGCGGGAAGCGACAGGTTTAGGTATCATCACGGAACTCATGGATGCTGCTGATTTGGAAAAATTAGCGGAAGTAGCGGATATTATCCAGATAGGCGCTCGCAATATGCAGAATTTCTCGCTGCTCAAAAAAGTGGGGGCGCAGAATAAACCAATCTTGCTAAAGCGGGGAATGGCAGCCACGATTGAAGAATGGTTGATGGCAGCTGAGTATCTGTTAGCAGCTGGGAACCCGAATGTAATTCTCTGCGAACGAGGTATCCGCACGTTCGATCAACAATACTCTCGGAATACGCTGGATTTGTCAGTGATACCTGTGTTGCGAAGTCTGACGCACCTACCGATTATGATTGACCCCAGCCACGGGACAGGCAAAGCGGAGTATGTGCCTTCTATGGCGATGGCAGCGATCGCAGCTGGCACAGATTCTCTGATGATTGAGGTTCACCCCAATCCCGCTAAAGCTTTGTCTGATGGCCCCCAATCCCTGACTCCAGAGCGCTTCGATCGCCTAATGCAGGAATTGTCCATCATTGGTAAAGCTATGAACCGCTGGCCTCAACCTGCCCCAGTTCTTGTCTAA
- the topA gene encoding type I DNA topoisomerase — MKLVLIESPGKKEKWQKYLGSGFKVMASIGHVVELAKDGEDALGFDMTDNRVICRFVPRSDRAKKVLGELKKASSAATEVIFATDPDREGECIAYHLARELKVKNPKRVRTSEITETAIKKAIKSPSSLDQNLINAALGRAVLDKLVGFRGSKLIWSLNNGAKSVGRVQSAALHLVCDRERAIKAFVPEDYWSVWVDYAEGFRAFYAGQVNTQDTQESERLDTTDDSELPSNEKETGARVRSQSQADTLVQAAKTHPHSVLSVISKQAVKNPPAAFTTSSLQQAASTRLKLNPQKTMHLAQKLYEGGFITYMRTDSTALSAEFCASVRKYLAENDAENLSDKSVKHKSSSSSQEAHEAIRPTEITRTPEVIKNQVGAEEAALYDLIWRRALAALCQAAKLLKTRILTQSGNITWVASGQVLQSEGYLRYWKDIAGDVVLPTLKQGQSLTLKKAGADKKETQPPPRYSEAKLISLMEKLGIGRPSTYAPTVATLKEREYVIVQKGNLVPTPLGLEVDEFMGRALPDLIKSDFTAKMERELDAIASGKLDWEKYVINWNQDYFAPAISKAKQFVTPAATGAIKQISSKNFYPAQVENNNSPVSRSSSSTKRAPQKSRSLPKSDFPQVTEIVCPKCSRFLTKVTSKSEKVKAGHFLKCDERAGGCGAVMFMNEGTKKYELPYSERSAKSSDSENLTSYSCPVCTSFLEKFGYSDKKTGEAKTMLRCSNADNRKGSCKEVAFWWTKEGNWWSKVYGEIGEKTVNSRKTVPKTRSSSSAKRK, encoded by the coding sequence ATGAAGCTTGTTTTAATCGAATCGCCGGGTAAAAAAGAAAAATGGCAAAAATATCTTGGTAGTGGCTTTAAAGTCATGGCAAGTATAGGTCATGTCGTCGAATTAGCCAAAGATGGTGAAGATGCACTAGGGTTTGACATGACCGACAACCGGGTAATTTGCCGATTCGTTCCTCGCAGCGATCGCGCTAAAAAAGTGTTAGGGGAACTAAAAAAAGCTTCTTCAGCAGCAACAGAAGTAATATTTGCAACAGACCCAGATAGAGAAGGCGAATGTATAGCTTACCACCTAGCGCGAGAATTAAAAGTCAAAAACCCCAAGCGGGTTAGAACCAGCGAAATAACCGAAACAGCCATCAAAAAAGCAATTAAATCCCCCAGTTCCCTTGACCAAAATCTGATCAATGCAGCCTTGGGGAGAGCAGTATTAGACAAACTGGTAGGATTTCGCGGCTCAAAGCTGATTTGGTCGCTCAACAATGGAGCCAAATCAGTAGGTCGAGTTCAAAGTGCTGCATTACACCTGGTTTGCGATCGCGAAAGAGCGATAAAAGCCTTCGTTCCAGAAGACTATTGGAGCGTATGGGTAGATTACGCCGAAGGATTTCGAGCTTTTTACGCCGGACAAGTTAATACTCAAGACACGCAAGAATCAGAGCGGTTAGATACAACAGATGATTCGGAATTACCAAGCAATGAAAAAGAAACGGGAGCGAGAGTGCGATCGCAATCTCAAGCCGATACTCTAGTGCAAGCAGCTAAAACTCATCCTCATAGCGTACTGAGTGTAATTAGTAAGCAAGCAGTTAAAAACCCACCCGCAGCATTTACAACTAGCTCCCTACAGCAAGCAGCATCAACGCGGCTAAAGTTAAACCCGCAGAAAACAATGCACCTGGCACAGAAATTATACGAAGGCGGGTTTATTACCTATATGCGTACAGATAGCACAGCTTTATCAGCAGAATTTTGTGCTTCAGTGCGGAAGTATTTAGCCGAAAACGACGCAGAAAACCTTTCAGACAAGAGTGTAAAACATAAGAGTTCTAGTAGCTCTCAAGAGGCTCACGAAGCAATCCGACCAACAGAGATTACCCGCACGCCAGAAGTAATTAAAAATCAAGTGGGAGCCGAAGAAGCGGCATTATACGACTTAATTTGGCGGCGTGCCTTAGCTGCTTTGTGTCAAGCGGCTAAACTTTTAAAAACCCGCATACTTACTCAGTCAGGAAATATCACCTGGGTTGCATCAGGACAAGTTTTGCAGAGTGAAGGATATCTGCGTTACTGGAAAGATATTGCAGGAGACGTGGTATTACCTACCCTCAAACAAGGTCAGTCATTAACCTTGAAAAAGGCTGGGGCTGATAAAAAAGAAACTCAACCGCCACCGAGATATTCAGAAGCAAAATTAATTTCATTAATGGAAAAGTTGGGAATTGGCAGACCTTCCACCTATGCTCCGACTGTAGCAACTCTGAAAGAGCGGGAATATGTAATTGTCCAAAAGGGAAATTTGGTACCTACACCTTTGGGACTGGAAGTTGATGAGTTTATGGGACGGGCGTTACCGGATTTAATTAAGTCAGATTTTACCGCCAAAATGGAGCGAGAATTGGATGCGATCGCATCCGGCAAACTTGACTGGGAAAAGTACGTAATTAACTGGAACCAGGACTATTTTGCACCAGCAATATCTAAAGCAAAGCAGTTCGTAACACCTGCTGCAACGGGAGCTATTAAGCAAATCTCCAGCAAGAATTTTTATCCAGCTCAAGTTGAAAATAATAATTCCCCCGTTTCTCGTTCTTCCAGCAGCACAAAACGCGCTCCACAAAAATCTCGCTCTTTACCAAAAAGCGATTTTCCTCAAGTCACGGAAATCGTTTGTCCCAAGTGCAGTAGATTTTTGACCAAAGTTACTTCCAAATCTGAGAAAGTGAAAGCAGGTCACTTCCTAAAATGTGATGAACGTGCTGGTGGATGTGGTGCAGTGATGTTTATGAATGAAGGCACTAAAAAGTACGAATTACCTTACTCAGAACGTTCGGCAAAAAGCTCTGATTCAGAAAACTTGACAAGTTATTCTTGCCCGGTTTGTACTTCTTTTTTGGAAAAGTTTGGTTATTCCGACAAGAAAACCGGAGAAGCTAAAACAATGCTGAGGTGTTCTAATGCTGATAATAGGAAAGGTAGCTGTAAAGAAGTCGCTTTTTGGTGGACTAAAGAGGGTAACTGGTGGTCAAAAGTGTATGGGGAAATTGGAGAAAAGACTGTAAACTCCCGAAAAACAGTACCAAAAACCCGGTCGTCATCGTCTGCAAAACGAAAGTAG
- the trpB gene encoding tryptophan synthase subunit beta: MYTLASPITQRPDILGRFGRFGGKYVPETLMPALSELETAFEQYRSDPSFQEELQNLMRDYVGRPSPLYFAERLTARYARPDGTGPQIYLKREDLNHTGAHKINNALAQVLLAKRMGKQRIIAETGAGQHGVATATVCARFGLECVIYMGVHDMERQSLNVFRMRLMGAEVRPVEAGTGTLKDATSEAIRDWVTNVETTHYILGSVAGPHPYPMMVRDFHAVIGLETRAQCLEKWGGLPDILLACVGGGSNAIGLFHEFVDESTVRMIGVEAAGEGVDTEKHAATLTQGRIGVLHGAMSYLLQDDDGQVIEAHSISAGLDYPGVGPEHSYLKELGRAEYYSVTDQQALDAFKRMSQLEGIIPALETAHAIAYLETLCPQLADNQRIVINCSGRGDKDVQTVAKFLHIA; encoded by the coding sequence ATTTATACTCTAGCTTCACCCATTACCCAGCGCCCCGATATCTTGGGTCGGTTTGGTCGCTTCGGCGGTAAGTACGTACCGGAAACTTTGATGCCTGCACTCAGTGAGCTAGAAACAGCGTTTGAGCAATATCGCAGCGATCCTAGTTTCCAAGAGGAACTGCAAAACCTGATGCGAGACTATGTAGGACGACCCAGCCCCCTGTACTTCGCAGAGCGTTTAACTGCCCGCTATGCTCGGCCTGATGGCACAGGGCCCCAAATTTACCTCAAACGCGAAGATTTAAACCATACAGGCGCTCACAAAATTAACAATGCGCTGGCTCAGGTACTATTAGCAAAGCGCATGGGCAAGCAGCGAATTATTGCTGAAACAGGCGCAGGTCAGCATGGTGTCGCCACCGCAACAGTTTGCGCGCGTTTTGGTCTGGAGTGCGTAATCTACATGGGCGTTCACGATATGGAGCGACAATCTCTCAACGTGTTTCGGATGCGGCTGATGGGGGCAGAAGTCCGTCCAGTGGAAGCAGGAACAGGAACGCTCAAGGATGCCACTTCGGAGGCGATTCGGGACTGGGTGACAAATGTGGAGACTACCCATTATATCCTCGGTTCGGTTGCTGGCCCTCATCCCTACCCAATGATGGTGCGCGATTTCCACGCGGTAATTGGCTTAGAAACTCGCGCCCAGTGTCTGGAAAAATGGGGAGGGCTACCGGATATTCTGCTTGCTTGTGTGGGTGGTGGTTCCAACGCAATCGGGCTGTTCCACGAGTTTGTGGATGAATCAACAGTGCGGATGATTGGCGTTGAAGCTGCGGGGGAAGGTGTAGACACCGAAAAGCACGCAGCGACTCTGACTCAAGGGCGAATTGGTGTTCTGCACGGTGCGATGAGCTACTTATTGCAAGATGATGATGGTCAAGTTATTGAGGCGCATTCTATTAGTGCTGGACTAGACTATCCCGGTGTGGGCCCTGAGCATAGTTATCTCAAGGAACTTGGGCGCGCCGAATATTACAGCGTGACGGATCAACAAGCTTTAGACGCATTTAAGCGAATGTCGCAGTTGGAGGGGATTATCCCAGCACTGGAAACTGCTCATGCGATCGCATACTTAGAAACTCTCTGCCCGCAACTAGCTGACAATCAACGCATTGTCATTAACTGTTCTGGGCGTGGTGACAAGGATGTACAAACAGTTGCCAAGTTTTTGCACATTGCTTAA
- the trpD gene encoding anthranilate phosphoribosyltransferase, translated as MKLSIPPTRSQACEVMDFLLSGYAEHDQIVSFLQSRPILDARPQELLGYRDSLWEKRRKADFGRVDLDIVGTGGVRQPRYNVSTTAAFIVAALGVRVAKHGNRGSVKPNGSFDLLEILGISLSALTLRAVESLQNTGLTFLFARDWHPAFSAIAAARSEVGKPTVFNLLGPLLNPSKPVHQMVGCGNPSVALVIAEALSELGVKALVVTGSDGLDEITLAGSSQIIEVQDNITTKEIVPEDFGMTTVQVSDIAGGDATANAAEFLAIISGQGRKHIVDLVTLNAAFALSLVEPNSTVEKAIITVQRALADGTIEAFFKHFRKFLMTEQKSTLNECIPMQDGR; from the coding sequence ATGAAACTATCGATACCCCCGACACGTTCTCAGGCTTGCGAGGTTATGGACTTTCTGTTGTCAGGATACGCTGAACACGATCAGATCGTCAGCTTCCTTCAGTCCCGACCGATTCTGGACGCACGACCCCAAGAACTACTGGGGTATCGCGATTCCCTCTGGGAGAAAAGACGAAAGGCAGACTTTGGTCGCGTCGATCTCGATATAGTTGGTACTGGAGGCGTTCGTCAGCCACGCTACAATGTTTCGACAACGGCAGCGTTTATTGTTGCTGCCCTTGGCGTTCGAGTTGCTAAACACGGCAATCGCGGTTCGGTAAAACCTAATGGATCTTTCGATCTACTGGAAATATTAGGCATTTCCCTATCTGCGCTCACACTACGCGCCGTTGAGAGTCTTCAGAATACCGGATTAACATTTCTTTTTGCTCGTGATTGGCATCCTGCTTTTAGCGCGATCGCTGCTGCACGATCTGAGGTAGGAAAACCTACTGTCTTTAATCTATTAGGGCCATTACTCAATCCCAGTAAACCAGTTCACCAAATGGTAGGCTGTGGCAATCCATCAGTAGCTCTCGTTATTGCGGAAGCTTTATCTGAACTCGGAGTGAAAGCGTTAGTTGTGACTGGTTCGGATGGACTTGATGAGATTACTTTAGCTGGTAGTTCCCAAATAATCGAGGTACAAGATAACATTACTACAAAAGAAATCGTACCTGAAGATTTCGGGATGACGACTGTGCAAGTATCAGATATTGCCGGAGGTGATGCTACAGCTAATGCCGCTGAATTCTTAGCTATAATCAGCGGGCAGGGGCGGAAACATATTGTCGATTTGGTAACTTTAAATGCAGCATTTGCATTGTCTCTAGTCGAGCCAAATTCCACTGTGGAAAAGGCTATTATTACAGTTCAGCGTGCATTAGCAGATGGAACTATAGAAGCATTTTTTAAACACTTCCGCAAGTTTCTGATGACCGAACAGAAGAGTACGCTTAACGAGTGCATACCTATGCAAGATGGGCGTTAA
- a CDS encoding tyrosinase family protein, with protein sequence MGFLHESVKILSFGIAVSLFGMEAIAADLVVRKNVVDLTSEEKNNFVNAIKTLKTTIPEGSALSIYDQFVAVHLGAMSVIHWHEEHQHHHNIDTAHENSGFLPWHREYVRRFEQALQSVDPSVTVPYWDWTDPTAIDVIFQPDFMGSNGQGVTINIPGAGAFEGGPVVSGNFSEASGWVLNKDLHIDPSTNQSLGTSLLRFLQVPPATDYPIPKAEIDRILALDNYQAFRPALEGFISFDKDGNVINGGFAHNYIHGLVGGVRIDLTTSRPTFQPIGTMSNIPSSVNDPVFWLNHSNVDRLWAEWQDNGHEGSDFYPSEGQPYGHNLNDPMWPWDGGMSTPASKGLGNLLSLLPVFDSDDIVTPADVLDYRKMGYTYDTTSASVPEPTSTLGLLGLGVLGISSLSKHKKKQKTLAISNG encoded by the coding sequence ATGGGATTTTTGCATGAATCTGTTAAGATATTAAGCTTTGGTATAGCTGTTAGCTTGTTCGGGATGGAAGCGATCGCAGCTGACCTAGTTGTTAGAAAAAACGTGGTTGACCTTACTTCTGAGGAAAAAAACAACTTCGTTAACGCTATCAAAACTTTAAAAACCACAATTCCAGAAGGCAGCGCTCTCAGTATTTATGACCAGTTTGTTGCCGTACATCTGGGAGCCATGAGCGTAATCCATTGGCATGAAGAACATCAGCATCATCATAATATTGATACTGCTCATGAAAATTCAGGATTTCTGCCGTGGCATCGCGAATATGTACGCAGATTTGAACAAGCCTTACAATCAGTAGACCCAAGCGTAACGGTTCCCTACTGGGATTGGACAGATCCTACAGCCATTGACGTTATCTTCCAACCCGATTTTATGGGGTCAAATGGTCAAGGCGTAACTATCAATATCCCAGGCGCGGGAGCCTTTGAAGGAGGCCCAGTTGTATCCGGTAATTTCTCAGAAGCTAGTGGATGGGTTCTCAACAAAGACTTACATATCGATCCATCTACAAACCAATCGTTGGGTACGTCCCTCTTACGTTTTCTGCAAGTACCTCCTGCTACTGATTACCCAATACCTAAAGCAGAGATAGATCGAATTCTTGCCCTCGATAATTACCAAGCTTTCCGTCCTGCTTTAGAAGGATTTATTTCTTTTGATAAAGACGGTAATGTAATTAATGGAGGCTTTGCTCATAACTATATTCATGGCTTAGTCGGTGGGGTTCGTATTGATTTAACTACGAGCCGACCCACGTTCCAGCCTATAGGAACTATGAGCAACATTCCTAGTTCTGTAAACGATCCAGTATTTTGGCTAAATCATTCTAATGTGGATCGTCTCTGGGCTGAGTGGCAGGATAATGGACATGAAGGAAGCGATTTTTATCCTTCGGAAGGTCAGCCTTATGGACACAATCTCAACGATCCAATGTGGCCTTGGGATGGAGGTATGTCCACTCCAGCGAGTAAAGGGCTAGGAAATTTACTATCCCTATTACCAGTTTTTGACTCTGATGATATTGTCACGCCCGCAGACGTTTTAGATTACCGGAAAATGGGCTACACCTATGACACTACTTCAGCTTCGGTTCCGGAACCCACTTCTACATTAGGTTTATTAGGTCTAGGTGTTTTGGGTATAAGTTCTCTTTCCAAGCACAAAAAGAAACAGAAAACCTTGGCTATTAGTAATGGCTAA
- the trpA gene encoding tryptophan synthase subunit alpha, whose translation MNSISDCFESLRDRNQCALIPFLTAGDPDLDTTAEALRILDRNGADMIELGVPYSDPLADGPVIQAAATRALQQGTKLEQVLEMLQAVSPGLKAPLILFTYYNPILNRGIQQFLEDIASAGVRGLVVPDLPLEEASNLLQQAAALDIEVILLTAPTSSKERIEAIAQQSQGFIYLVSVTGVTGMRSQVQGRVKDLLVEMRAVTDKPIGVGFGISGIEQARQVKDWGADAVIVGSAFVKRLASGTPTQGLQAVEELCRELKEAITPQLIKH comes from the coding sequence ATGAATTCTATCTCTGATTGTTTTGAGTCTTTACGCGATCGCAACCAGTGCGCTTTGATTCCTTTTCTCACAGCTGGAGATCCTGACCTGGATACAACAGCAGAGGCTTTACGAATCTTAGATCGCAATGGTGCTGACATGATTGAGTTGGGCGTTCCCTATTCAGATCCGCTGGCAGATGGCCCTGTGATTCAAGCAGCAGCGACTCGCGCTTTGCAACAGGGAACCAAATTAGAACAGGTTTTAGAGATGCTTCAAGCTGTCAGTCCCGGCTTAAAAGCGCCTCTGATCCTATTTACTTATTACAATCCAATTTTGAACCGGGGCATTCAGCAGTTTCTGGAGGACATTGCGAGTGCAGGGGTAAGAGGGCTGGTGGTTCCCGATTTACCATTGGAGGAGGCTTCAAACTTGCTACAGCAAGCTGCTGCTTTGGACATTGAAGTAATCTTGCTGACGGCTCCCACCAGTTCCAAGGAACGCATTGAAGCGATCGCGCAACAGTCTCAGGGATTTATTTATTTGGTGAGTGTCACTGGCGTTACCGGGATGCGATCGCAAGTCCAAGGGCGTGTTAAGGATTTGTTAGTAGAGATGCGCGCCGTAACCGACAAGCCTATTGGCGTTGGTTTTGGCATCTCTGGAATAGAACAAGCTCGTCAGGTAAAAGATTGGGGTGCAGATGCCGTAATTGTGGGAAGTGCCTTTGTGAAACGTTTGGCATCTGGTACTCCAACTCAAGGACTGCAAGCTGTTGAAGAACTTTGTCGAGAGTTGAAAGAAGCGATTACCCCCCAATTAATCAAGCATTAA